A part of Cannabis sativa cultivar Pink pepper isolate KNU-18-1 chromosome 6, ASM2916894v1, whole genome shotgun sequence genomic DNA contains:
- the LOC133038694 gene encoding receptor like protein 22-like has translation MSGVVQLDQFSKLKKLKSLYLSNNSFSCVYNNNNNNNNNNNNNNTFPNTLSELYLSSCGISEFPYFLRSLQNLERLDLSNNQIEGSVPQWLWNVGKDSLIFLDISHNSLTQIDQIPWKTLGFINLAFNRLQGHLPVLPPSTTFISISNNSFVGEISLSICNLTSLRGLDLSNNNLSGNIPPCLGNSSSLEVLDLRKNKFHGIIPPAFAKENSLIVLNVNENQLEGSLPKSLVNCEELELLDIGNNNINGAFPRWLESLPNLKVLILRSNRFQGPIGNPKVRHPFQNLRIVDFSGNQFTGHLPHKYFNNFVGMMDAYSDELNYMEAFENMIINYVL, from the coding sequence ATGAGCGGTGTCGTGCAATTAGACCAATTTTCAAAACTGAAAAAACTCAAATCTCTTTATCTTTCTAATAATAGTTTTTCATgtgtatataataataataataataataataataataataataataataatacttttcCGAATACTCTTTCTGAATTGTATTTGTCTTCATGTGGTATAAGTGAGTTCCCCTACTTCCTAAGAAGCTTGCAAAATTTAGAAAGATTGGATCTCTCCAACAATCAAATTGAAGGCAGTGTTCCCCAATGGTTATGGAATGTGGGTAAGGATTCATTGATATTCCTAGATATTTCTCACAACTCTTTGACACAAATAGATCAGATTCCATGGAAGACTCTAGGATTCATTAATCTCGCCTTCAACCGACTTCAAGGTCATCTTCCAGTCCTACCACCTTCTACAACTTTTATTTCAATCTCAAACAATTCATTTGTTGGGGAAATATCACTATCCATTTGCAATCTCACTTCGCTTAGAGGACTTGATTTGTCCAATAACAATTTGAGTGGGAACATTCCTCCATGCCTAGGAAATTCAAGCTCTCTCGAAGTGCTAGATTTGAGAAAAAATAAGTTTCATGGAATCATTCCTCCAGCTTTTGCCAAGGAAAACAGCCTAATAGTTTTGAATGTTAATGAAAATCAATTGGAAGGATCATTGCCAAAATCATTGGTCAACTGTGAGGAGCTGGAACTTTTAGATATTGGAAACAACAACATAAATGGAGCATTTCCCAGGTGGTTGGAATCTCTTCCAAACCTTAAAGTTCTTATCTTAAGATCTAATAGATTTCAAGGTCCAATAGGCAATCCCAAGGTCAGACATCCCTTTCAAAATTTGAGAATCGTGGATTTTAGTGGCAATCAATTCACTGGCCATTTGCcacataaatattttaataattttgtggGAATGATGGATGCTTATTCTGATGAGTTGAACTACATGGAGGCATTTGaaaatatgataattaattacgTATTATGA
- the LOC133038695 gene encoding receptor-like protein 9DC3 has product MIITIDFSRNNFTGEIPKVIGKLNSLKGLNFSHNKLVGNIPSSLGNLSNLEGLDLSSNELDGMIPRQLGTNLHQLEVLNLSVNKLEGPIPRGPQFNTFNEDSYSGNSGLCGFPLKSCNEDKTSSPTSQQEEEEEHANGLSDWKIVLMGYGSGMVIGISLGYMLLSDKIIDGLVETVKGEQWSRLVKRSKRNARQDRRIGRRH; this is encoded by the coding sequence ATGATTATAACCATTGACTTCTCAAGAAACAACTTCACAGGAGAGATTCCAAAGGTGATTGGTAAGCTCAACTCACTCAAAGGCCTCAATTTTTCTCATAACAAGCTTGTTGGTAATATCCCTTCATCATTGGGAAATTTGAGCAATCTGGAAGGGTTAGATCTCTCCTCCAACGAGCTTGATGGAATGATTCCAAGACAATTGGGGACAAATCTGCATCAACTCGAAGTTTTAAATCTTTCGGTGAACAAATTGGAGGGACCAATTCCTCGTGGCCCACAATTCAATACATTCAATGAAGATTCATATAGTGGGAATTCGGGCTTATGTGGATTTCCACTTAAATCATGCAACGAGGACAAAACATCATCACCAACCTCTCAACAAGAAGAGGAGGAGGAGCATGCGAATGGATTATCTGATTGGAAAATCGTGTTGATGGGATATGGAAGTGGAATGGTTATTGGAATTTCATTGGGATACATGCTCCTTTCCGATAAAATCATTGATGGGCTGGTCGAAACGGTAAAAGGAGAACAATGGAGTCGTTTGGTAAAAAGATCAAAGCGGAATGCTCGTCAAGATCGTAGAATTGGAAGAAGACATtag